Proteins encoded by one window of Anaeromyxobacter sp.:
- a CDS encoding acetyl-CoA C-acyltransferase — translation MSAAYILAAVRTPGGKAKKGKLKDVRPDDLAALAIRALLERTRVDPALVEDVLLGCAFPEGEAGMNVARVAALKAGLPVSVPGQTINRFCASGLQTIASAAERILAGGADCLVAGGTESMSMIPMGGQKFSANPGLAGSWPESYASMGITAELVAERHHVGRADQDAFAAESHRRAAAAQDAGRFDAELVPVEVESVALKDGTLVKRAEVVRADEGVRRDTTAAGLGALRPAFKVDGSVTAGNSSQMTDGAAAVLVVSEAFLKRAGVKPLARFVAFSVRGVAPEVMGLGPVEAIPAALARAGLTVADVASWELNEAFAAQALAVVRALGLDPARVNPNGGAIALGHPLGCTGAKLTATLLGELGRSGGRYGVVSMCVGGGMGAAGIFERV, via the coding sequence ATGAGCGCTGCCTACATCCTCGCCGCGGTCCGCACGCCCGGCGGCAAGGCCAAGAAGGGGAAGCTGAAGGACGTCCGGCCCGACGACCTGGCCGCGCTGGCCATCCGCGCGCTGCTGGAGCGCACCCGCGTCGACCCGGCGCTGGTGGAGGACGTGCTGCTGGGCTGCGCCTTCCCGGAGGGGGAGGCGGGCATGAACGTGGCGCGGGTGGCGGCGCTCAAGGCCGGGCTGCCGGTCTCGGTGCCGGGCCAGACCATCAACCGCTTCTGCGCCTCGGGGCTCCAGACCATCGCCAGCGCGGCCGAGCGGATCCTGGCCGGGGGCGCCGACTGCCTGGTGGCCGGCGGCACCGAGTCCATGTCGATGATCCCCATGGGCGGGCAGAAGTTCTCCGCCAACCCCGGCCTGGCCGGCAGCTGGCCCGAGTCCTACGCCTCCATGGGCATCACCGCCGAGCTGGTGGCCGAGCGGCACCACGTCGGCCGGGCCGACCAGGACGCCTTCGCCGCCGAGAGCCACCGCCGCGCCGCGGCGGCGCAGGACGCCGGGCGGTTCGACGCCGAGCTGGTGCCGGTGGAGGTGGAGTCGGTGGCCCTGAAGGACGGCACGCTGGTGAAGCGCGCCGAGGTGGTGCGGGCCGACGAGGGGGTGCGGCGCGACACCACCGCGGCGGGGCTGGGCGCGCTGCGGCCGGCCTTCAAGGTGGACGGCAGCGTCACCGCCGGCAACTCCTCGCAGATGACCGACGGCGCCGCCGCGGTGCTGGTGGTCTCCGAGGCCTTCCTGAAGCGCGCCGGGGTCAAGCCGCTGGCCCGCTTCGTGGCCTTCTCGGTGAGGGGGGTGGCGCCGGAGGTGATGGGGCTCGGCCCGGTGGAGGCCATCCCGGCGGCGCTGGCGCGGGCCGGGCTGACGGTGGCCGACGTGGCGTCCTGGGAGCTCAACGAGGCCTTCGCGGCGCAGGCGCTGGCGGTGGTGCGGGCCCTCGGGCTCGACCCGGCCCGGGTCAACCCGAACGGCGGCGCCATCGCGCTGGGCCACCCGCTCGGCTGCACCGGGGCCAAGCTGACGGCCACCCTGCTCGGCGAGCTGGGGCGGAGCGGCGGCCGCTACGGGGTGGTGTCGATGTGCGTCGGCGGCGGCATGGGCGCCGCCGGGATCTTCGAGCGGGTCTGA